One Nodularia sp. LEGE 06071 DNA segment encodes these proteins:
- a CDS encoding glycosyltransferase family 2 protein — MHYPLLSIIIPTYNRPHLLPRAVKSALGQTVEDIEVIVVDDASNEPVNLPAHPQLKIISLPKNGGTAAARNVGAKAARGRWMTYLDDDDELLPHMAQVSLEALANTTLPKPVAVLSSLEVVNQDGKLLSQRIPPTLPRGAHFFLEEIESGMSFFSKQTLVVEREIFLSIGGYDESFTSRVHTEMFLRLNPVCSILGLSTVNYRLYVHDGPRISRDPSLRQVNFERLIYKHKSLLLQHPKAFAKFLYEHAVRSFQLGQKSSALSTLLWAMQLSPGDTLIRVLSPYKKKLLPHNI; from the coding sequence ATGCACTACCCTTTATTGAGTATCATTATTCCTACATATAATCGCCCTCATTTATTACCACGGGCAGTTAAATCTGCTCTAGGACAAACTGTAGAAGATATAGAGGTAATTGTTGTTGATGACGCTTCCAATGAGCCAGTGAATTTACCCGCACACCCCCAACTAAAAATTATTTCCTTGCCAAAAAACGGCGGAACTGCCGCAGCTCGTAACGTTGGGGCCAAAGCAGCACGCGGAAGATGGATGACATACCTTGACGATGATGATGAACTGTTACCTCACATGGCTCAAGTTTCCCTAGAAGCTCTTGCTAATACGACGTTGCCAAAACCCGTAGCAGTGCTATCGAGTCTGGAAGTTGTCAATCAAGATGGTAAATTACTCTCTCAGCGTATACCGCCAACTTTACCACGTGGCGCACATTTTTTCTTAGAAGAAATCGAGTCTGGAATGTCGTTTTTTTCTAAACAAACGCTGGTGGTAGAACGGGAAATATTTTTATCAATAGGAGGTTATGACGAATCTTTTACCTCACGTGTACACACTGAAATGTTTTTGCGACTGAATCCTGTTTGCTCAATTCTTGGTCTGTCAACAGTTAATTATCGTCTGTATGTACACGATGGTCCCAGAATTTCACGAGATCCCTCGCTGCGTCAGGTGAACTTTGAACGTCTAATATACAAACATAAATCACTGTTGCTTCAGCATCCCAAAGCTTTTGCTAAATTCTTGTATGAACACGCTGTCAGGTCATTTCAATTAGGTCAAAAAAGTTCAGCATTGTCTACATTGTTATGGGCGATGCAACTATCTCCAGGAGATACTTTGATTCGTGTTTTATCACCATATAAAAAGAAATTACTTCCACACAATATTTAG
- a CDS encoding glycosyltransferase, producing MKKVSVMYIIRGYPQISQTYIKTELEAIYHEYNVTIVSQKPSNVPYKNHFPYHHLTEINAIQELIEQVKPDVLHTHYLNQLSTLGPLAESTGIPFTIRTHSYDTLSLRRKNWRGRIREIIEKDTPQFKKVTQIKKNLHWLNHELCLGALAFPFARPFLEKHGVRSNKIIDCYPVVNYASFYNRSTNGDAIMNTGAAIPKKKMEDYITLASLMPERKFDIYALGYDVAQLKSLNESKNHPVNIILPIEPNQMHSEYKKHQWLVYTAAFELATVGWPMAVAEAQAAGVGVCMPNIRPDIRNYVGEAGFVYNSIQEVVDIISKPVPEEMREAGFLQAKKSDIQEHKHFLTDLWDTVSRHQ from the coding sequence ATGAAAAAAGTTTCTGTAATGTATATCATCAGAGGCTATCCCCAAATTTCTCAGACTTATATTAAAACAGAATTAGAAGCAATTTATCATGAATACAATGTCACAATTGTATCTCAGAAACCATCAAATGTTCCTTACAAAAATCACTTTCCTTATCATCACCTAACCGAAATTAATGCCATTCAAGAACTGATAGAACAGGTGAAACCTGACGTTCTCCACACACATTACTTAAATCAGTTATCCACATTAGGCCCTCTAGCCGAGAGTACAGGAATACCCTTTACAATCCGTACCCATTCTTACGATACACTTTCTCTGCGAAGAAAAAACTGGCGGGGTCGGATCAGAGAAATTATCGAAAAAGATACCCCGCAATTTAAGAAAGTTACCCAAATCAAAAAAAACTTGCATTGGCTAAATCATGAACTTTGCTTGGGTGCTTTAGCTTTTCCCTTTGCACGACCGTTTTTGGAAAAACACGGTGTTCGATCAAATAAAATTATCGATTGTTATCCAGTGGTAAATTATGCATCTTTTTATAATCGCTCAACCAACGGTGATGCAATTATGAATACTGGTGCAGCCATTCCTAAAAAGAAAATGGAAGACTATATTACCCTCGCTTCATTAATGCCTGAGAGAAAGTTTGATATTTATGCACTAGGTTATGATGTCGCACAACTCAAATCGCTGAATGAGAGCAAAAATCATCCTGTAAATATTATTTTGCCTATAGAACCAAATCAAATGCATTCAGAATACAAAAAACATCAGTGGCTTGTATACACAGCAGCATTTGAATTAGCTACAGTGGGTTGGCCTATGGCGGTGGCTGAAGCACAGGCTGCTGGTGTTGGTGTGTGTATGCCAAATATTCGACCGGATATTAGGAATTATGTTGGTGAAGCCGGATTTGTTTATAATTCGATTCAGGAAGTCGTTGATATTATTTCTAAGCCTGTGCCAGAGGAGATGCGAGAAGCTGGATTTTTACAGGCAAAAAAATCAGATATCCAAGAACATAAACATTTCCTAACTGATCTTTGGGATACAGTCTCTCGTCATCAGTAA